From Caldicellulosiruptoraceae bacterium PP1:
TAAATAATAAACACGGTTTTACTAATAAATAAACCATTAATGTAAATTTATTTTGCACTTAATGGTTATATATTTTATATTATATCAAAAAATAAATAAAAAAGTTATCCACATTTGGTCTTTTTTGTGGATAACTTTTTTAGTATTTATTCTGCTGGGTAGAAGACAAGTCCTAATAGGCCTGGTCCTCCATGAACTCCTAATGCTGGGCTTATTGAAGATATGATTATATCATTAATATTACTAAATTTTTTCACTTGTTCTGCAAACTTTTTGGCTTCGTCTATTACAACAGCATATGGTATACCTACATTTATTTTTCTGTAACTTAAACAGGCCTCTTTTAGAATATCTAACATCTTTTGTATACCTTGTTGTCTACCCCTAATTTTAGCATACATGTGATATTTGCCTTCTTCATCTAAAGTAACTATGGGCTTTAGGTTTAATATTGTTCCAAGAACTGCAGCAAATTTATCAATTCTACCACCCTTTTTTAAGTATTCAAGTGTGTCAATGATAAAATAGCCTTTCACTTTTGATTTTAATTCTTCCACTTTATCAATTATCTTTTCAAACGAAACATTGTTTTGTATCATTTTTGCTGCTTCCATTACCAAAAATCCAAGCCCAAGCGAAATGATTTTTGAATCTATAACCTTAATTACAATATCCGAAACTTGACTTGCAACTAAGTTCATCATTTGATATGTCCCACTTAAACCTGATGAAACAGTTATTGCTATACAATGGGTATAGCCTTCTATTTTTAGTTGATTAAATTTTTGTTCCACATCATGTGGTGAAGGCATTGATGTTTTTGGTATTTCATTAGGTAGGTTTTTATACACTTCTTCGCTTGATATATCAATGTTATCTCTGTATTCTCTATCGTTATAAATTATTCTTAGTGGTACAACATTGATATCATATTTTTCAATTATCTCTTTTGGTAAATCACAAGCACTATCTGTAAGCAAGGCAATTTTCTCCATTATTATCCTCCTGAAAACAAAAAATATGTACTTTTCTCTATTTATTTATACCCCAAATATATATAAAAAAACACAGGGATATAGCACTTTTTAGTTGATGTTTTAAAAAAACTATCATTTTATTTCCCATAAAATATGGAATAATTTCATTGATAACTTTTTTATTAGTTTTTTATATTTTAATCTTTTATTTTTTTTTAATATAAGTAATACCATTTTGAATTCTTTTATATAAAAACAAGGACTGCTTTTCAGCAGCCCTTGTTATTTAATTTTAATTTCAACACCAATTTTTTTTAAATACAACTCAGCTATTTGTTGTAACTCGCTATTACTTACAGTTCTTTTTCTTTCTTGATTTGTAACATCAATTAGGTAATCCACAAAATCTTTTACTTTGCCTATCATGCAAATAATAGATAAATAGTCAGTTTCATCACCAAAGGCATATTCTATTTCTTTGTTATTATAAATAATAATGCAAGTTGCTTTAGGTCATTCCTTTCTGAAATAAGTTAGTAAATATATTTTAAGCCACTGCTTTATTTATTGAAATTCAAAAAATATGCGAAATTATATCCTTCATAATTTTTACTTCAGGTTTATTATTATAACATTTACAAACTACATATCAAAATTTATTTTTCAATATTTTTTTAAATCTGTCATATAATGATTTTAAATCTCTTTCTAATGTTTCATAACTCTTTATACTGTTAATATCACTTTTAAATCCAAAGTGGTTTATATCATTGCGTGCATTTCTAACACTATCAGCTATTTCAAACAACTCTTTAGGCGTTTCTTTAATAATCTTCTT
This genomic window contains:
- a CDS encoding DegV family protein, translating into MEKIALLTDSACDLPKEIIEKYDINVVPLRIIYNDREYRDNIDISSEEVYKNLPNEIPKTSMPSPHDVEQKFNQLKIEGYTHCIAITVSSGLSGTYQMMNLVASQVSDIVIKVIDSKIISLGLGFLVMEAAKMIQNNVSFEKIIDKVEELKSKVKGYFIIDTLEYLKKGGRIDKFAAVLGTILNLKPIVTLDEEGKYHMYAKIRGRQQGIQKMLDILKEACLSYRKINVGIPYAVVIDEAKKFAEQVKKFSNINDIIISSISPALGVHGGPGLLGLVFYPAE